In Lolium perenne isolate Kyuss_39 chromosome 5, Kyuss_2.0, whole genome shotgun sequence, the sequence ttttttttttctaATACTGTACGCTGGATTCTTTCTCCAGAGATCTCTGCAAGGAGCTGGTGGCAGGGTGGTCGTCGCTGGACAGCTCCCGCTTCTCCATCTCCACCGTGTCCGGCGGCATCACCAACCTACGTGAGTTCCGGTCCCCTGCCCTGTCTCCTCACCCATCCCGTCCCCTCACCTGATCTACATGTTCCAACAGAGGAAACACAGACCACCACATAGCTTGACGACTGCACCAACTTAAGATtgcttaggctggtgccaatgcatcaccccaCTATAGCCTCGCCACGTCAGTTTTTACCCTCACTCTTATcctactctcaccccacggtgccagtgcacgggctatagtgccagctctcacttctctctcctccgtaccgcctccctaccgcccccactagcaccgctatcgcctccctctcgccccgctctcgcctccaacgcgggctataggcgggcggtaccgcccctACCGCCAGGCGGTGGAACCACCGCCCGCCGCTAGCGTCtcgcccccctctcgcctccctctcgccccgtcgcgggcggtaccgcccgccctccagcccgcgttggcaccagccttagttGCTTCACTCACTTGTCCACGCAAAACATCACACAACTCAATGGCTGCAACACCTTAAGACTGCCTGCTGCTACTATTTCATCCTAGTTTCAGATATGGCACCCGTGCTTAACTGCATTTTGCAACCTGTATCTTTAGCATCAGTGATTTGCGCTCATTTCTGCTTCAAAATCGTTCCTGTTGTCATTGCTGAGAGCCCTGGCCCCAATATGTTACTGAGCCTTTAGAAAGCAATATCCATGTTTCTGTGCATCTGGATGTAATTTACCTCTATATGTCATCTCTAAAATAATAATTATCCTAAATGGTTATCTTTTATCGTTCATAATGTCTGTTACTTGCAGTGCTAAAGGTATCTGTCAAAGAAGGCACGGACAGTGAGTCTGCTGTCACTGTTCGGTTGTACGGCCCAAATACGGACTTGGTGATCGACCGGGAGAGGGAATTGCAGGTGAGCATGTGAATCGTAATTTATGAAATTGTATATGGTACTGGCATGTAATATCTGCCTGCATGCATTCTATAGGGTTCTTCTGATTGGACGTCCTAGTGTTGGTGCTGTACTTTCTTAGCTGGGCTTCAGTTTTATATTTTTGGAGATACAGTAGTTCATTGGTTTCATTGAAATAAAACCTATGCTATAACACACAAAATATCTCATTGTGTTAAATAAAAACAAGTCGTCAAGTTGCTAGTATTCATACTGTCATTTTTGGAGCTGTGCTGTTTCCTAATGCATATATCTATTACAACCATGGTTAGGCCATACCCTATATCTCAGCTGCAGGGTTCGGGGCTCAGCTACTAGGAGTATTTGAGaatggagtgattcagtcattcATCCATGCAAGAACACTGTCACCTTCAGGTAGGGCATTTTTTTCATACTACAAATGGGGTTGCTTAACTTGCCGTTTTAGGTATTTTGCATCCATAGGTGTGTAGAGAGGCTGCCATAAATGCTTTGAAAATAACTTTGTTGATTCCCATTTTTATGTTATTCAGACATGAGGGAGCCTAGAATAGCCGCTGAAATTGCCAAGCAGCTACATAAATTTCATCAGCTAGACATTCCAGGATCTAAAGAACCACAACTGTGGAATGATGTATTCAAATTTTTGAAAAAAGGTAACACTTTTAACTTGTTTTGGATATTTCATTTTGGGTCTGGCTGCTTTTATTTCATCAACATCCGTACCTTTTTTTTGAAAAAGGAGGCAAATCCATATTTTGTAATATTGTGTGCCGTGAAATACTTATTGCAGCTTCCGTGTTGAAGTTTGAAGATGATGAGAAGCAGGAGAGATATGAGACGATCTCTTTTAGAGAAATAAAAGATGAAGTGAAAGAACTTAAGGTACCTTGTTGTAGTGCCCGTATTACTGTTATGTGCTATTGAAACTTGCAGCAATTTGAGCCCACTTCAGTTGCATAACCTAACAGGAGTatcttcatttttctattttcgcTTTGTCACTAGGGTATATTTATAATAATAGAAATTCTATAACACAATCATTCAATCAAAGGGCTACATCCCTGTTTGTGATATTGATATGCATGAGTGTGTGTCTCTCTCTCTCCTCTTATAGGATCTCTCAGATCTTTTGCATGCCCCTGTGGTTTTTGCACACAATGACTTGCTTTCGGGGAATTTGATGTTGAATGATTTGGAAGGTAAATATCGCATCCACTTATCACATTCTTGTGATTATTCACTGGCAGTATCTTTTAAGCTTCAGATCTCGTATCTTCTGACTTCCATTTGCAAAGCTGAGATGGTGTTTTGTGTTTGTGGTCATTTATTTCTTTTTACAGAGAAGCTCTATTTCATTGATTTTGAGTATGGATCATATAGCTACCGCGGCTTTGACATTGGAAACCATTTCAATGAGTACGCAGGCTTTGATTGTGATTATAACCTGTACGTTCTCTTCTCTTCTTGCCAGTAGAATAATCTGATGGAGCTTTTATGGTCATGCCCAGTAATACCCACTCGGTTGCTTCTTGTAGGTACCCAGACAAAGATGTACAATATCACTTCTTCAGGAATTATCTATCTGATAGACCAAGTGAGGTATGTCAATTCAACACATCATCTTCTCTGGACAAAACCTACTGAGAGCTATTTATTGTTATGCAGTTTTTGTCTGAGTAAAGAAAGCTACACATAAGTTCCCACTACTAAAACTTAGATAGTTAGATTGTACTCATTCTATCGGTAGATTCGTTTTCTTATTTTTATCAAAATCACAAACACAATGCCATGTGCTCCATGTACTTGACATTATCACATCCTTCAAGCTAAATATGATTTGTCTTTTCTGAGAAGAGAAATGTAGTATGCTTGGCATTTATACTAGGACAGAGTGTGTTACTTTGAGAAAACAAGTGTCTTCCTCGAATAGCAGAACATAGATAATTTTTGCGTGATGTAGTTCCACTATTATGTATCTAACTAATTTTTAACCAAAAGGTCCAAGTGCAGGATCTGGAAGCCCTTTATGCTGAAACGAACACCTACAGATTAGCATCGCACGTTTACTGGGCACTGTGGGCACTCATTCAGGTAAACACTAGAGTACTTCCTTTAGTGCATAGAGTTTGAGCACTATGCAACTGTCACAACGTAATGTACTTTTTTTCATTTGATTGCAGGCGAAGGTATCCCCAATTGATTTCGATTACCTTGGGTACTTTTTCCTACGGTACGGTGAATACAAGAAACAGCGGgagtcttgcttttccttggcacaAGACTTCCTTTCTCTGAGAAGTGGCTAGTGCTTAGACGTTGTCCCTGGGACACTGCTTGCCATCGCCTTATATATGGTGGCAGGCATGAATGATCAGCTGTTGTACTCGTGTTAATTAGCCATTCTTGTGTCTCTGTTGTATGACTGTGCCAGCTCTTGGAATTCTTTCTGTTCCGTTCTTCCTGCAGGAGCCTTGTACTGCTTATAGAAAGTTGTACAGTCTGTGAATAATGTACAATTGTTTGGTTGCAACAAAGGCAGGCGAAAGAATTCTGCTTTTTGTATCATCATGTAAGCCTTACATGAGATCTGTGCCATTGGAAGTAATGTGTTGTGTCACGTCCAACGGCCCATATAGGAAGTTTCCAGATTTGCACTGAATTCCAGTTTTCACTGGATACTTCGCCAAATTGGAATCTACTCTTTCATTTATTCAACAAAGACCGGCAAAAGCCTTACAATGAACATACAAGCCGGAGCTGCTAAACAAGGTGACTACCGCACACATGAGTCTGACACTTCAGTCAAACTGGTACAGCTCATGTGCAAGTCAAAGTTCACATGAGTCACCGAATGGTCACTTGCTAGCAAATGTATCAGGAACAAAAACAAACAGGTTATCCTATCTAATGTTCAACACTATCTAGATCAGGACAGAAACAGCTTAATCGATTAGCGCAAGGGCATGGTGGTATTTATCATGATGCAGGCTGAAAGGACAGCTGATTCTAGGCAATTTAAAGCAACATTGGAGGTGGGGCTGCTCTCAGATCAATGTTCTGGTGCATGCCCAAATCCCAGTCACTCGCCGGATAAACACAATACGGTTTGGGCACTGGCCATCTGTCAGGAAGAGATTACGAAGAGATTTTTAAGAGTATAATAAGCCGATGAGTAAATTCATGTAAAACATTGCAGCAATAATAGTTCTGAGACATGCTCAAACCTGTTTAAATTACAGTCTACGTTGGTACTGCTGGCCGTAATGCTCCTGTCAAACACCACAAAATTACAGTTTTAACATCCACAAGAATTGCATTTGCAATGCATACAGAGCAATTGATTGTATTTACAAGCTGGGCTATTTGACATGTAGGACAGCACCTGACGTTTATGGGCTTGACAGAGAGAAAAAGCAGAACATGAGCGGGTTTATTGTGGTAAAAACAGTAGGACGGGTGTGGGAGAAGTGCAGAGATTAAGGACGAACTCATCAAAAGCCTGTATTTCTCCATAGGCGTTGGAGCCTTGGAGCTACTATATATGCTATATTCTCTACCTCAGCTTCAACTTATCGAGCTAACTTTTTTTTGAGAAAA encodes:
- the LOC127301436 gene encoding probable ethanolamine kinase; its protein translation is MGSEGRSFNRVASAAGGEDKMSTVAAPVSAAEVPTSAAAVDISLPLPEMTPRVIDLCKELVAGWSSLDSSRFSISTVSGGITNLLLKVSVKEGTDSESAVTVRLYGPNTDLVIDRERELQAIPYISAAGFGAQLLGVFENGVIQSFIHARTLSPSDMREPRIAAEIAKQLHKFHQLDIPGSKEPQLWNDVFKFLKKASVLKFEDDEKQERYETISFREIKDEVKELKDLSDLLHAPVVFAHNDLLSGNLMLNDLEEKLYFIDFEYGSYSYRGFDIGNHFNEYAGFDCDYNLYPDKDVQYHFFRNYLSDRPSEVQVQDLEALYAETNTYRLASHVYWALWALIQAKVSPIDFDYLGYFFLRYGEYKKQRESCFSLAQDFLSLRSG